Proteins found in one Neomonachus schauinslandi chromosome 1, ASM220157v2, whole genome shotgun sequence genomic segment:
- the MIS18A gene encoding protein Mis18-alpha — protein MAGSWSSSCCKGCSSTSCACGGDKGKWGDSSLLGRRLSEDSGRHQLLRKWANMWNSVSGDASVACVEGTRREEAAEPAEEEDRPLVFLCSGCRRPLGDSLSWVTSQEDTNCILLRCVSCNVSVDKEQILSKRKNENGCILEALSCTGCSLRLGYIYRCTPKNLDYKRDLFCLSVEAIESYILGSSEKQIVSEDKELFNLESRVEIEKSLKQMEDVLKALQTKLWEVESKLSFTSCKS, from the exons ATGGCGGGCTCTTGGTCATCTAGTTGTTGCAAAGGATGCTCTTCTACGAGCTGTGCGTGTGGCGGTGACAAGGGCAAGTGGGGCGACTCCTCTCTGTTGGGCAGGCGGCTCTCGGAAGATTCGGGCCGTCACCAACTGCTGCGGAAGTGGGCAAACATGTGGAACTCCGTGAGCGGGGACGCGTCGGTGGCCTGTGTAGAGGGGACGCGACGCGAGGAGGCTGCAGAACCCGCCGAGGAGGAGGACAGGCCGCTGGTGTTTCTGTGCTCCGGCTGCAGGCGGCCGCTGGGCGACTCGCTGAGCTGGGTGACGAGCCAGGAGGACACCAACTGCATCTTGCTGCGCT GTGTTTCCTGTAATGTTTCTGTGGATAAGGAACAGATACTATCCAAACgtaaaaatgaaaatggttg CATTCTGGAGGCTTTGTCCTGCACAGGATGCTCACTCAGGCTTGGCTACATATACAGGTGCACACCCAAGAACCTAGATTACAAGAGAGACTTGTTTTGCCTCAGTGTTGAAGCCATTGAAAG TTATATTTTAGGGTCCTCGGAAAAGCAAATTGTGTCAGAAGATAAAGAACTTTTTAATCTTGAAAGCAGAGTTGAAATAGAAAAGTCTCTAAAGCAG ATGGAAGATGTTTTGAAAGCATTACAAACAAAGCTGTGGGAGGTTGAATCAAAATTGTCCTTTACCAGTTGCAAAAGCTGA